A window of Papaver somniferum cultivar HN1 unplaced genomic scaffold, ASM357369v1 unplaced-scaffold_104, whole genome shotgun sequence contains these coding sequences:
- the LOC113327600 gene encoding ALBINO3-like protein 1, chloroplastic isoform X2 gives MSIIPSCKPCQLLLLPPLLDQSRPSSFPNNLSLHHQYKNGLIQHLFGKIEGILYTVADIPVSTSTNNQNSDWLSGVTNLMETVLKVLHDGISTLHVPYAYGFAIILLTVLVKAATFPLTKKQVESAMAMKTLQPQVKAIQELYAGNGEKIQTETARLYKLAGVNPLAGCLPTLATIPVWIGLYRALSNVADEGLLTEGFFWIPSLAGPTSIAARQNGSGISWLFPFVDGHPPLGWSDTAAYLALPVLLVVSQYISVQIMQSSQSSDPNLKSSQVLTKFLPLMIGYFALSVPSGLSLYWLTNNILSTTQQIWLQKLGGAKNTVRMFSEERIMAEKEKLMKESNTEEKEKPMKSVLGVNLTKAVESRREEKLGSDGLRPGDRFKLLKEQEARRKQQKEEEKKKTQEEVVKGTVITYEEKNKEVNMVINKDENNEAELVDAGNERIQSVNVMHDSSKTEVSQIVSKEDVE, from the exons ATGAGTATCATACCTTCATGTAAACCTTGCCAACTTCTTCTTCTCCCACCGCTACTTGATCAATCAAGACCTTCTTCATTTCCAAATAATCTCTCACTTCATCATCAATATAAAA ATGGTTTGATTCAACATTTATTTGGTAAAATTGAAGGGATTTTATATACGGTTGCTGATATTCCCGTGTCTACTTCAACTAACAACCAGAATAGTGATTGGCTTTCTGGTGTAACTAATTTAATGGAAACTGTTCTTAAG gtTTTACATGATGGGATTTCGACTTTACATGTTCCATATGCTTATGGTTTCGCGATTATTCTACTTACAGTTCTTGTAAAGGCAGCTACGTTTCCATTAACTAAGAAACAG GTTGAATCAGCAATGGCAATGAAAACATTACAACCTCAAGTAAAGGCTATTCAAGAACTATATGCCGGAAATGGG GAAAAAATACAAACTGAAACAGCTCGTTTGTATAAATTAGCAGGAGTTAACCCACTGGCAG GGTGCCTGCCAACGCTTGCCACAATTCCCGTATGGATTGGACTATACAGAGCACTGTCGAATGTGGCAGATGAG GGCCTTTTAACTGAGGGGTTTTTCTGGATACCTTCTCTGGCTGGTCCAACTTCTATTGCTGCTCGACAAAATGGAAGTGGGATCTCTTGGCTTTTCCCTTTTGTT GATGGTCATCCACCCCTTGGATGGTCTGACACCGCAGCATATCTTGCGTTGCCTGTGTTGCTAGTTGTCTCCCAGTATATATCAGTTCAAATTATGCAGTCATCACAG AGTAGCGATCCAAACTTGAAGAGCTCTCaagttcttaccaagtttctccCTCTAATGATCGGTTATTTTGCTCTTTCTGTCCCTTCTGGCCTAAGTCTTTACTG GCTCACAAATAACATTCTGAGCACGACACAACAGATATGGCTTCAAAAGTTAGGTGGTGCCAAAAATACAGTGAGAATGTTTAGTGAGGAGAGGATTATGGCTGAGAAAGAGAAACTGATGAAGGAAAGCAAtacagaagagaaagagaaaccgATGAAGTCTGTCCTTGGAGTAAACTTAACCAAGGCTGTGGAATCAAGACGAGAAGAGAAATTAGGTTCAGATGGGTTACGCCCTGGTGACAG GTTTAAACTGTTAAAGGAGCAAGAAGCAAGGAGAAAACagcagaaggaagaagaaaagaagaaaacacaaGAAGAGGTGGTTAAGGGCACAGTAATAACATACGaggaaaagaataaagaagtgAACATGGTCATTAATAAAGATGAGAATAATGAAGCTGAGTTGGTTGATGCTGGGAATGAAAGAATACAGTCTGTGAACGTGATGCATGATTCTTCTAAAACTGAAGTATCACAAATTGTTTCCAAGGAAGATGTAGAGTGA
- the LOC113327589 gene encoding uncharacterized protein LOC113327589, producing the protein MDFQGEARKWFSRAKQNQFKWGESNTSYFHKIANSRRKRNTIAKLEIDGVDCFNQGVIKEEMRNYFVSLFTAQDDVSFKMNNLHFPVIEEELKVWMKREFSEEEVFDVIKHMGKNKSPGPDGFYLEFYKKCWHIIKDDFMKMMVEFHTYSSWDWRLKVAMPVLISDFQGAFIKEKQILDGVLVAGECIDSRLKAKIPSILCKIDMEKSFDNVKWKALFCILKKHGFGDKWISWLEWCITSSNISVLVNGSSSEKFKPTKRSKARRCNVSISISASGGAMELKLTRIMRNFLWDSAEDKRKMCWVSWRKIYTPMNKGGLGVKNLKLTNLALLSKWIWRYTKEKDALWRRIAQEKFKGNKDLYLPVDDNRFPAAFKACKNKNASIAEMVVNGRLQCNTRRTMTGVEQLEWDSLCNELGLVPDFAEEMDEISFEGDFSVKKIYEMQLEEAGAYSFQKFLWKKQVLAKVSFLLWAYMHNSIPTLPMLRHRGVEVASDRCYFCHSEVEDADHIFVTCKYAHEIWMHFLEAFKMHWVMPNTLQSLFEIWSQCKLRDRCKDVWEKIHYVIICHIWKQRNDRAFGARHKPVSEMILLIKQDVVLWLHEKETLKFIPLEASNKKKSKKCKRKKMEADEEEGLEAGMQDTDAYE; encoded by the exons ATGGATTTTCAGGGAG AAGCTAGGAAGTGGTTTTCAAGGGCAAAGCAGAATCAATTCAAATGGGGTGAGTCAAACACTTCTTATTTTCATAAAATAGCTAATTCTAGGAGAAAGAGAAACACAATAGCTAAACTGGAGATTGATGGTGTTGATTGCTTTAATCAAGGTGTTATTAAGGAAGAAATGAGGAAttattttgtttctctttttacTGCACAGGATGATGTTTCTTTCAAAATGAACAATTTGCATTTTCCAGTTATCGAAGAGGAGTTAAAGGTTTGGATGAAAAGAGAATTTAGTGAAGAAGAGGTTTTTGATGTGATAAAGCACATGGGTAAAAATAAGTCACCTGGTCCAGATGGCTTTTATCTGGAATTTTATAAGAAGTGCTGGCACATTATAAAGGATGATTTCATGAAGATGATGGTGGAATTTCATACATATAGTAGCTGGGATTGGAG ATTGAAAGTAGCAATGCCTGTTTTAATATCTGATTTTCAGGgagctttcattaaagagaagcaGATATTGGATGGTGTGTTGGTGGCAGGTGAATGTATTGACAGCAGATTGAAGGCTAAAATTCCAAGTATTTTGTGCAAAATTGACATGGAAAAATCCTTTGATAATGTCAAATGGAAAGCTCTTTTTTGCATTCTTAAAAAACATGGCTTTGGTGACAAATGGATTTCTTGGTTGGAATGGTGTATTACATCTTCTAATATTTCTGTATTAGTCAACGGAAGTTCTAGTGAGAAGTTTAAACCAACAAAAAGGTCTAAGGCAAGGAGATGCAATGTCTCCATTTCTATTTCTGCTAGTGGTGGAG CTATGGAGCTGAAGTTAACTAGAATCATGAGAAATTTTTTGTGGGACTCTGCTGAGGACAAGAGGAAGATGTGTTGGGTTTCATGGAGAAAGATTTATACTCCTATGAACAAAGGTGGTCTGGGGGTAAAAAATTTGAAGCTTACAAATTTAGCTCTTTTGTCTAAATGGATATGGAGATACACAAAGGAGAAGGATGCATTATGGAGGAGGATAGCTCAAGAAAAATTCAAGGGAAACAAAGATTTGTACTTACCTGTGGATGATA ATAGATTTCCAGCTGCTTTTAAAGCCTGTAAAAACAAGAATGCTTCTATTGCTGAGATGGTGGTTAATGGGAGGCTTCAATGTAATACAAGAAGGACTATGACTGGAGTTGAACAGCTGGAATGGGATAGTCTGTGTAATGAACTAGGACTAGTACCAGATTTTGCTGAAGAGATGGATGAAATTTCTTTTGAAGGTGATTTCAGTGTTAAGAAGATTTATGAGATGCAATTGGAGGAAGCTGGAGCTTATTCTTTTCAGAAATTTCTATGGAAAAAACAGGTACTTGCAAAAGTgagttttcttttatgggcttatatgcataattctattcCAACACTGCCAATGCTTAGACATAGAGGTGTGGAAGTAGCTTCAGATAGGTGTTATTTTTGTCACTCTGAGGTGGAGGATGCTGATCACATATTTGTAACTTGCAAGTATGCACATGAGATTTGGATGCATTTTTTGGAGGCTTTTAAAATGCATTGGGTGATGCCTAATACTTTGCAGAGTCTCTTTGAGATTTGGAGTCAGTGTAAACTCAGAGATCGTTGTAAGGATGTTTGGGAGAAGATTCATTACGTTATCATTTGCCACATATGGAAGCAGAGAAATGATAGAGCCTTTGGAGCTAGACACAAGCCTGTTAGTGAGATGATTTTGCTTATTAAGCAAGATGTTGTTCTTTGGCTTCATGAAAAAGAAACTCTCAAGTTTATTCCT CTAGAAGCATCAAATAAGAAGAAATCTAAGAAATGTAAGAGGAAAAAAATggaagcagatgaagaagaag GTTTGGAAGCTGGAATGCAGGACACCGATGCATATGAGTAA
- the LOC113327600 gene encoding ALBINO3-like protein 1, chloroplastic isoform X3 → MSIIPSCKPCQLLLLPPLLDQSRPSSFPNNLSLHHQYKRILYTVADIPVSTSTNNQNSDWLSGVTNLMETVLKVLHDGISTLHVPYAYGFAIILLTVLVKAATFPLTKKQVESAMAMKTLQPQVKAIQELYAGNGEKIQTETARLYKLAGVNPLAGCLPTLATIPVWIGLYRALSNVADEGLLTEGFFWIPSLAGPTSIAARQNGSGISWLFPFVDGHPPLGWSDTAAYLALPVLLVVSQYISVQIMQSSQSSDPNLKSSQVLTKFLPLMIGYFALSVPSGLSLYWLTNNILSTTQQIWLQKLGGAKNTVRMFSEERIMAEKEKLMKESNTEEKEKPMKSVLGVNLTKAVESRREEKLGSDGLRPGDRFKLLKEQEARRKQQKEEEKKKTQEEVVKGTVITYEEKNKEVNMVINKDENNEAELVDAGNERIQSVNVMHDSSKTEVSQIVSKEDVE, encoded by the exons ATGAGTATCATACCTTCATGTAAACCTTGCCAACTTCTTCTTCTCCCACCGCTACTTGATCAATCAAGACCTTCTTCATTTCCAAATAATCTCTCACTTCATCATCAATATAAAA GGATTTTATATACGGTTGCTGATATTCCCGTGTCTACTTCAACTAACAACCAGAATAGTGATTGGCTTTCTGGTGTAACTAATTTAATGGAAACTGTTCTTAAG gtTTTACATGATGGGATTTCGACTTTACATGTTCCATATGCTTATGGTTTCGCGATTATTCTACTTACAGTTCTTGTAAAGGCAGCTACGTTTCCATTAACTAAGAAACAG GTTGAATCAGCAATGGCAATGAAAACATTACAACCTCAAGTAAAGGCTATTCAAGAACTATATGCCGGAAATGGG GAAAAAATACAAACTGAAACAGCTCGTTTGTATAAATTAGCAGGAGTTAACCCACTGGCAG GGTGCCTGCCAACGCTTGCCACAATTCCCGTATGGATTGGACTATACAGAGCACTGTCGAATGTGGCAGATGAG GGCCTTTTAACTGAGGGGTTTTTCTGGATACCTTCTCTGGCTGGTCCAACTTCTATTGCTGCTCGACAAAATGGAAGTGGGATCTCTTGGCTTTTCCCTTTTGTT GATGGTCATCCACCCCTTGGATGGTCTGACACCGCAGCATATCTTGCGTTGCCTGTGTTGCTAGTTGTCTCCCAGTATATATCAGTTCAAATTATGCAGTCATCACAG AGTAGCGATCCAAACTTGAAGAGCTCTCaagttcttaccaagtttctccCTCTAATGATCGGTTATTTTGCTCTTTCTGTCCCTTCTGGCCTAAGTCTTTACTG GCTCACAAATAACATTCTGAGCACGACACAACAGATATGGCTTCAAAAGTTAGGTGGTGCCAAAAATACAGTGAGAATGTTTAGTGAGGAGAGGATTATGGCTGAGAAAGAGAAACTGATGAAGGAAAGCAAtacagaagagaaagagaaaccgATGAAGTCTGTCCTTGGAGTAAACTTAACCAAGGCTGTGGAATCAAGACGAGAAGAGAAATTAGGTTCAGATGGGTTACGCCCTGGTGACAG GTTTAAACTGTTAAAGGAGCAAGAAGCAAGGAGAAAACagcagaaggaagaagaaaagaagaaaacacaaGAAGAGGTGGTTAAGGGCACAGTAATAACATACGaggaaaagaataaagaagtgAACATGGTCATTAATAAAGATGAGAATAATGAAGCTGAGTTGGTTGATGCTGGGAATGAAAGAATACAGTCTGTGAACGTGATGCATGATTCTTCTAAAACTGAAGTATCACAAATTGTTTCCAAGGAAGATGTAGAGTGA
- the LOC113327600 gene encoding ALBINO3-like protein 1, chloroplastic isoform X1, with protein MSIIPSCKPCQLLLLPPLLDQSRPSSFPNNLSLHHQYKSKFLNLTYEPSVRDSIGIVKFGLNPSSFDFDGSDGLIQHLFGKIEGILYTVADIPVSTSTNNQNSDWLSGVTNLMETVLKVLHDGISTLHVPYAYGFAIILLTVLVKAATFPLTKKQVESAMAMKTLQPQVKAIQELYAGNGEKIQTETARLYKLAGVNPLAGCLPTLATIPVWIGLYRALSNVADEGLLTEGFFWIPSLAGPTSIAARQNGSGISWLFPFVDGHPPLGWSDTAAYLALPVLLVVSQYISVQIMQSSQSSDPNLKSSQVLTKFLPLMIGYFALSVPSGLSLYWLTNNILSTTQQIWLQKLGGAKNTVRMFSEERIMAEKEKLMKESNTEEKEKPMKSVLGVNLTKAVESRREEKLGSDGLRPGDRFKLLKEQEARRKQQKEEEKKKTQEEVVKGTVITYEEKNKEVNMVINKDENNEAELVDAGNERIQSVNVMHDSSKTEVSQIVSKEDVE; from the exons ATGAGTATCATACCTTCATGTAAACCTTGCCAACTTCTTCTTCTCCCACCGCTACTTGATCAATCAAGACCTTCTTCATTTCCAAATAATCTCTCACTTCATCATCAATATAAAAGTAAATTCCTTAATCTCACGTATGAACCTTCTGTTCGAGATTCTATTGGTATTGTTAAATTTGGATTAAACCCATCGTCATTTGATTTTGATGGTTCAGATGGTTTGATTCAACATTTATTTGGTAAAATTGAAGGGATTTTATATACGGTTGCTGATATTCCCGTGTCTACTTCAACTAACAACCAGAATAGTGATTGGCTTTCTGGTGTAACTAATTTAATGGAAACTGTTCTTAAG gtTTTACATGATGGGATTTCGACTTTACATGTTCCATATGCTTATGGTTTCGCGATTATTCTACTTACAGTTCTTGTAAAGGCAGCTACGTTTCCATTAACTAAGAAACAG GTTGAATCAGCAATGGCAATGAAAACATTACAACCTCAAGTAAAGGCTATTCAAGAACTATATGCCGGAAATGGG GAAAAAATACAAACTGAAACAGCTCGTTTGTATAAATTAGCAGGAGTTAACCCACTGGCAG GGTGCCTGCCAACGCTTGCCACAATTCCCGTATGGATTGGACTATACAGAGCACTGTCGAATGTGGCAGATGAG GGCCTTTTAACTGAGGGGTTTTTCTGGATACCTTCTCTGGCTGGTCCAACTTCTATTGCTGCTCGACAAAATGGAAGTGGGATCTCTTGGCTTTTCCCTTTTGTT GATGGTCATCCACCCCTTGGATGGTCTGACACCGCAGCATATCTTGCGTTGCCTGTGTTGCTAGTTGTCTCCCAGTATATATCAGTTCAAATTATGCAGTCATCACAG AGTAGCGATCCAAACTTGAAGAGCTCTCaagttcttaccaagtttctccCTCTAATGATCGGTTATTTTGCTCTTTCTGTCCCTTCTGGCCTAAGTCTTTACTG GCTCACAAATAACATTCTGAGCACGACACAACAGATATGGCTTCAAAAGTTAGGTGGTGCCAAAAATACAGTGAGAATGTTTAGTGAGGAGAGGATTATGGCTGAGAAAGAGAAACTGATGAAGGAAAGCAAtacagaagagaaagagaaaccgATGAAGTCTGTCCTTGGAGTAAACTTAACCAAGGCTGTGGAATCAAGACGAGAAGAGAAATTAGGTTCAGATGGGTTACGCCCTGGTGACAG GTTTAAACTGTTAAAGGAGCAAGAAGCAAGGAGAAAACagcagaaggaagaagaaaagaagaaaacacaaGAAGAGGTGGTTAAGGGCACAGTAATAACATACGaggaaaagaataaagaagtgAACATGGTCATTAATAAAGATGAGAATAATGAAGCTGAGTTGGTTGATGCTGGGAATGAAAGAATACAGTCTGTGAACGTGATGCATGATTCTTCTAAAACTGAAGTATCACAAATTGTTTCCAAGGAAGATGTAGAGTGA